The following are encoded together in the Weissella soli genome:
- a CDS encoding helix-turn-helix domain-containing protein, producing MYDKTNDWMLTKNARQLIELDDLMISGHQDEYSIEEIERVTGWSRYLATNNLGLLIDHIARYMPEQNQMIEWVEPQKVARVNRNHYPFPSYLRYTFFKQSAGAVYLYMIMTETFTTVEDFAHRMNLSTTKIRQVMHEVDEELAKSNIQVDQHYRLIGDEIQIRHWSHAILYQMLAGNEVFMASIKPQLSKADDLREMVARLFVSFNRTMTAAQKANIGYLMAILDLRYRGRHIADLSRQVDWTIDETKLSAKYLGYLSTIRETLNTAYPYLTFSQVETESMYILINVLLIVDDPKMHDFWADTPSEKHFESTLDFIQEAYTDFFGLIIARNQLAQMRELLFQPVMYYSLYGSAQNMYSWHSEVVSTEYPIVAQFTHAVLERRAEALNDDVNHLRDALYMEFFSTFIQVLNVRQLLAPVKILISFTGLSALKKYVMDRINGVGGVLVEFTDDYDADIDFVISDTSLGNPTAVETFVWHTIPNEDEWQRFIKHAVSRSVLKFNVTYGHTIQQEVPVCTMTDESPAEEA from the coding sequence ATGTATGATAAGACAAATGACTGGATGTTAACGAAAAATGCTCGTCAATTGATCGAATTAGATGACTTGATGATTTCGGGACACCAGGACGAATACTCTATCGAAGAAATTGAGCGCGTAACTGGCTGGTCACGGTACTTGGCAACCAATAATCTCGGCCTGCTGATTGACCATATTGCACGCTACATGCCTGAACAAAATCAGATGATTGAATGGGTCGAACCACAAAAGGTGGCTCGCGTTAATCGGAATCATTATCCCTTTCCAAGTTATTTGCGTTATACCTTCTTCAAGCAATCAGCTGGTGCAGTCTACTTATACATGATCATGACGGAAACGTTCACGACGGTTGAAGATTTTGCACATCGGATGAACTTGAGTACGACTAAGATTCGCCAAGTTATGCATGAAGTTGATGAAGAGCTTGCTAAGTCCAACATTCAAGTTGATCAACACTACCGACTCATCGGGGATGAAATTCAAATTCGCCATTGGTCACATGCTATTTTGTATCAAATGTTAGCGGGTAATGAGGTCTTTATGGCCTCGATTAAGCCGCAATTGTCAAAAGCTGATGATTTACGAGAAATGGTCGCACGCCTTTTTGTCAGCTTTAATCGGACGATGACAGCCGCCCAAAAAGCCAACATCGGCTACCTGATGGCTATTTTAGACTTACGTTACCGGGGCCGCCACATCGCTGACCTGAGCCGACAGGTCGACTGGACAATTGATGAAACGAAGCTTTCTGCCAAATATCTTGGTTACCTGAGTACCATTCGAGAAACACTAAATACGGCCTATCCTTACCTGACTTTTAGTCAGGTAGAAACTGAGTCAATGTATATCTTGATTAATGTCTTGTTGATCGTCGATGATCCTAAGATGCATGATTTTTGGGCCGATACGCCCAGCGAGAAGCACTTTGAAAGCACATTAGACTTTATTCAAGAGGCTTACACGGACTTCTTTGGCCTAATTATCGCGCGCAATCAGTTGGCACAAATGCGTGAGTTATTGTTCCAACCCGTGATGTACTATAGCTTGTATGGTAGTGCGCAGAATATGTATTCATGGCACAGTGAGGTTGTTTCCACCGAGTACCCTATCGTGGCTCAATTTACGCACGCGGTTTTGGAACGGCGCGCTGAAGCGTTAAATGACGACGTGAACCACCTGCGGGATGCCTTATATATGGAATTCTTTTCAACTTTTATCCAAGTATTGAATGTTCGTCAATTGTTGGCACCGGTTAAAATTTTAATTTCATTTACTGGCTTATCCGCCTTGAAGAAGTATGTCATGGATCGAATCAATGGCGTTGGTGGTGTCTTGGTTGAATTTACGGATGATTATGATGCGGATATTGATTTTGTTATCTCGGATACATCATTGGGTAATCCAACGGCCGTTGAAACTTTTGTGTGGCACACCATCCCCAATGAGGATGAATGGCAACGGTTTATCAAGCATGCTGTCAGTCGTTCAGTACTTAAATTTAATGTCACCTATGGGCACACTATTCAGCAAGAAGTGCCAGTCTGCACGATGACTGATGAATCTCCAGCTGAAGAGGCGTAA
- a CDS encoding TenA family protein, with protein sequence MMTTHEWLTTQATPLLHQIQQTAFVTGIGTGELTQAQRDYYVAQDHYYIERFTQMWQAMEQQLPPELVARQPKTLGEAGAHATLEPSAAAAQIKPGQHNLDYLAHMEALIAQGDGLTSMLALLPCTESYHLVAKQLGTRVARFQGWIDYYRGPEYQAMTEWCWQVVDHLTTQRAITQSELAGYLRAYEYELLFWEKPMH encoded by the coding sequence ATGATGACAACGCATGAATGGTTAACAACCCAAGCAACCCCGCTTTTACATCAAATACAGCAGACAGCGTTTGTGACCGGTATTGGTACGGGTGAACTCACCCAGGCACAGCGGGATTACTATGTTGCCCAAGATCATTACTATATTGAGCGGTTTACTCAGATGTGGCAGGCCATGGAACAGCAATTACCGCCCGAGCTGGTCGCACGGCAACCAAAAACACTGGGTGAAGCAGGTGCCCATGCGACATTGGAGCCAAGTGCAGCGGCTGCACAAATTAAACCAGGCCAACATAATCTTGATTATCTGGCACATATGGAGGCCCTGATCGCGCAAGGGGATGGCTTGACCAGTATGCTGGCATTACTGCCATGTACTGAATCATATCATTTGGTCGCCAAGCAGCTGGGGACGCGGGTAGCGCGGTTCCAAGGGTGGATTGATTACTACCGAGGACCTGAGTATCAGGCCATGACCGAGTGGTGCTGGCAGGTTGTTGATCACTTGACCACGCAACGCGCCATTACCCAAAGTGAACTAGCAGGTTACTTACGGGCCTATGAGTACGAGTTGCTATTTTGGGAAAAGCCAATGCACTAA
- the thiM gene encoding hydroxyethylthiazole kinase, translated as MENLYSKLQDHKPLVLNLANMVTPQHVADAINVIGGSPLMTRSIDEVAELVSIAGAVVLNIGTIRADEFALFEAVGQMANAQGKPVVLDPVAVGMPFRGQFVTRLLDSVQVDIIRGNAAEISWFAQQQTAGQGIDALTATTDVAMAQTVAHRTGAIVVASGATDVITDGKQVALVQNNVQLLAVNVGAGDMLSGLIATFAAVTSDYYGAALYATALLGAAGQQATVSAQGLPGRFMPALFDELSVADDAYITRYAEVTQ; from the coding sequence ATGGAAAACTTATATAGCAAACTACAGGACCACAAACCGTTGGTGTTGAATTTAGCTAATATGGTCACACCACAACATGTGGCCGACGCAATTAACGTCATCGGGGGTTCACCGTTGATGACCCGCTCAATTGATGAAGTGGCCGAATTGGTGAGCATTGCGGGGGCGGTCGTGCTCAATATTGGCACTATCCGTGCAGATGAGTTCGCCCTGTTTGAAGCTGTTGGCCAAATGGCCAATGCCCAAGGCAAGCCCGTGGTGTTGGATCCGGTTGCTGTGGGCATGCCATTTCGGGGTCAGTTCGTGACGCGCTTATTGGACAGTGTACAGGTTGATATTATTCGCGGTAATGCAGCTGAAATTAGTTGGTTTGCACAGCAACAGACCGCGGGTCAAGGCATCGATGCCCTGACGGCGACAACCGATGTGGCAATGGCTCAAACCGTGGCTCATCGTACGGGGGCCATCGTAGTAGCCTCAGGGGCGACGGACGTCATTACCGATGGCAAGCAAGTGGCTTTGGTACAAAATAATGTGCAGTTGCTGGCGGTCAATGTTGGTGCTGGTGATATGTTGAGTGGCTTGATTGCGACATTTGCGGCGGTTACCAGTGACTATTATGGGGCAGCTTTATATGCCACGGCGTTGCTGGGAGCAGCCGGCCAGCAAGCCACTGTTTCGGCGCAGGGATTGCCCGGCCGCTTTATGCCGGCCCTGTTTGATGAATTATCAGTGGCCGATGACGCCTATATCACAAGGTATGCGGAGGTGACACAATGA
- the mutL gene encoding DNA mismatch repair endonuclease MutL yields the protein MAEIHELPDILANQIAAGEVIERPASVVKELVENAIDAHAGQIDVLIEEAGVQSIRVIDNGDGIASDQVAKAFLRHATSKISNRHDLFRVHSLGFRGEALPSIASVADVTLETAIAGASEGTLIHFRGGELIEQTGTSARQGTDITVRDIFFNTPARLKYLKSQTTELSKIVDVLNRLSFSHPKVAFRLSHNGREVLRTTGNGNLQQVIAAVYGINQAREMVAITGQDNDFKVTGLMSLPELTRANRSYISILINGRYIKNYPLANALIKGYGTRLMVGRFPIAVLSIEMDPLLVDVNVHPQKHEVRLSKEHQLTTLIEQIVRDRFAKTNLIPNAYANYMGEKIEKERSTDDFLTKLSDASQPYLVDHPAPQTVADYEQITQNFDVNDVQATIIHDQTDLEHVNFGAKYQGDTPALPFGDEGVKMAADQTELDVSDETVTATDVHGQGFPTLDYIGQMHGTFLFAQSTAGLFLIDQHAAQERVKYEYYKEEIGKVGLESQKLLVPITLEYSTSDMLKIAAHESELAQVGLHLEPFGSNTVIVREHPGWFEPGQEEETMREMIDWLLRDGQLSVADFRERTAIMMACKRSIKANWSLNDVEARSLIDQLGHTENPYNCPHGRPVVVEFSLKDMEKMFKRIQDAHESWIEYDNHPF from the coding sequence ATGGCAGAAATACACGAGTTGCCGGATATCCTTGCAAACCAGATTGCCGCTGGTGAGGTGATCGAACGGCCGGCGTCGGTAGTTAAGGAATTGGTAGAAAATGCGATTGATGCACACGCTGGACAAATTGATGTTCTCATTGAAGAGGCTGGTGTGCAGTCCATTCGCGTCATTGATAATGGTGATGGTATTGCATCGGACCAAGTTGCTAAGGCGTTTTTACGACATGCGACATCCAAAATTAGTAATCGACATGATTTGTTTCGTGTCCATTCCTTAGGGTTTCGGGGTGAGGCGCTACCTTCGATTGCATCAGTCGCGGATGTGACCCTGGAAACAGCCATCGCGGGGGCTTCAGAAGGCACCTTGATTCATTTCCGGGGCGGTGAACTCATCGAGCAAACTGGGACGAGTGCTCGGCAGGGTACCGATATTACTGTGCGGGATATCTTTTTCAATACACCAGCCCGCCTGAAATATTTAAAATCACAGACGACCGAGTTGTCAAAAATTGTTGACGTCCTCAATCGATTATCATTTAGTCATCCAAAGGTGGCTTTCCGGTTAAGTCATAATGGGCGCGAAGTTCTCCGTACGACGGGTAATGGCAATTTACAGCAAGTCATTGCCGCGGTGTATGGGATTAATCAGGCCCGTGAAATGGTGGCCATTACCGGTCAAGATAATGATTTCAAGGTGACAGGGCTGATGTCACTTCCTGAATTAACCCGTGCGAATCGGAGTTATATCTCGATTTTAATTAATGGCCGGTATATTAAGAATTATCCCTTGGCCAATGCATTGATTAAGGGATATGGCACGCGTTTAATGGTCGGGCGTTTCCCAATTGCGGTTTTGTCGATTGAAATGGATCCACTTTTGGTCGATGTCAATGTCCATCCCCAAAAGCATGAGGTTCGTTTGAGTAAAGAACACCAATTAACGACATTAATCGAACAAATCGTGCGAGATCGATTTGCCAAGACGAATTTAATTCCGAATGCGTACGCAAATTATATGGGTGAGAAAATTGAAAAAGAGCGGTCGACGGACGATTTTTTGACTAAGCTCAGTGATGCTTCGCAACCATATCTAGTCGACCATCCAGCACCCCAAACTGTGGCTGATTATGAGCAAATTACCCAGAATTTTGATGTTAATGACGTGCAAGCGACCATCATCCATGACCAGACTGACTTGGAGCACGTCAATTTTGGGGCCAAGTATCAGGGTGATACGCCAGCATTGCCATTTGGTGATGAGGGTGTCAAAATGGCCGCTGATCAAACTGAACTTGACGTCTCAGATGAGACCGTCACGGCAACGGATGTACATGGCCAAGGTTTCCCAACGCTCGATTACATCGGCCAAATGCATGGCACTTTTTTATTTGCCCAATCGACTGCGGGTTTGTTTTTGATTGACCAACATGCAGCCCAAGAACGGGTCAAGTATGAATATTATAAGGAAGAAATCGGTAAAGTTGGGTTGGAGTCACAAAAACTACTCGTTCCCATTACCTTGGAATATTCAACGTCAGATATGTTAAAAATTGCCGCGCATGAGTCGGAGCTGGCCCAGGTAGGATTACACTTGGAGCCGTTTGGTTCAAATACGGTGATCGTGCGAGAACATCCTGGTTGGTTTGAACCAGGGCAAGAAGAGGAGACGATGCGGGAGATGATCGATTGGTTGTTGCGTGATGGTCAGTTATCGGTCGCTGATTTCAGGGAACGGACGGCGATTATGATGGCCTGTAAGCGTTCAATTAAGGCGAATTGGTCGTTGAATGATGTTGAGGCGCGCTCACTGATTGATCAGCTGGGGCATACTGAAAATCCATACAATTGCCCTCATGGCCGCCCCGTGGTCGTTGAATTTTCATTGAAAGATATGGAAAAGATGTTCAAACGCATTCAAGATGCACACGAATCATGGATTGAATATGACAATCACCCCTTTTAA
- the thiD gene encoding bifunctional hydroxymethylpyrimidine kinase/phosphomethylpyrimidine kinase yields the protein MIEVPQVVTIAGIDSGGGAGINADLKTFHNQRVYAASIVVGLTAQNTYGVQALLPTPSAFLHEQFESVDADFAIKAVKTGALFDAEHVHQVVQELADVHFGAVVVDPVMVAKGGAKLLTNAAIALVKTELLPLATVITPNLEEAQVLLDRSIETEADIMQAASALQALGAKHVLIKGGHAASATVVRDYALFADGSSAWYTAPRIDTVRTHGTGDTLSAYITANLAKGLDIKDILPAAKQFTYEAIKQSINVGHGHGPLNHWVEG from the coding sequence ATGATTGAGGTACCACAGGTCGTGACGATTGCCGGGATTGATTCAGGCGGGGGTGCCGGCATAAATGCGGATTTGAAGACCTTTCATAACCAACGGGTATACGCCGCATCAATTGTGGTGGGGTTAACCGCCCAAAATACCTATGGTGTACAGGCCTTGTTACCCACGCCCAGTGCATTTTTGCATGAACAATTTGAGAGTGTGGACGCTGATTTTGCGATCAAAGCAGTGAAGACTGGTGCCCTGTTTGATGCTGAACACGTACATCAGGTGGTGCAGGAATTAGCTGATGTACATTTTGGCGCAGTGGTTGTCGATCCAGTGATGGTGGCCAAGGGCGGTGCGAAATTATTGACCAATGCGGCCATTGCACTTGTGAAAACTGAATTATTGCCACTGGCAACGGTGATCACGCCTAATTTAGAGGAAGCACAGGTGCTCCTTGACCGTTCGATTGAAACAGAGGCAGACATAATGCAGGCCGCGAGCGCTTTACAGGCGCTTGGCGCCAAGCATGTCTTGATCAAAGGTGGTCACGCTGCATCAGCGACGGTGGTGCGAGACTATGCCTTATTTGCCGATGGATCATCCGCTTGGTACACGGCACCACGTATTGATACGGTTCGCACGCATGGGACCGGAGATACCTTGTCGGCTTACATCACCGCCAATTTAGCCAAGGGACTTGATATCAAAGACATCCTTCCAGCAGCTAAACAATTCACCTATGAAGCAATCAAACAGAGTATCAACGTGGGGCACGGGCACGGCCCCCTCAATCATTGGGTGGAGGGTTAG
- a CDS encoding ECF transporter S component, whose product MKKTQSVRHLVLTALFIAIILLQAMVPWLGNLPINPLVSVTIITYTVAIGAMILGPKTGLFLGFIWGSYSFYNAWAAGVSLGALMFRNPITAIVPRMAVGLIIGWLYWRFVKNRQTARRPIFLAGLGALAALINTALVVLSTWIGFNVMHTTFTGIPAGGASVAWLLQVVVGFNGIFEMIAGAIFVPVIGSVVLLVADRYNFN is encoded by the coding sequence TTGAAAAAGACACAATCAGTACGTCACTTGGTGTTAACCGCATTATTTATTGCAATTATTCTATTACAGGCCATGGTACCTTGGTTAGGGAATCTGCCAATTAATCCGTTGGTTTCTGTGACAATCATTACCTATACGGTGGCCATCGGCGCGATGATACTCGGACCAAAGACCGGTCTGTTTTTAGGTTTTATTTGGGGCAGTTACTCCTTTTACAATGCTTGGGCTGCGGGCGTCTCGCTGGGGGCGTTGATGTTTCGTAATCCCATTACGGCGATTGTGCCACGGATGGCAGTTGGCTTGATCATTGGTTGGTTATATTGGCGTTTCGTTAAAAACCGTCAAACTGCCCGGCGTCCTATTTTCTTGGCGGGGCTAGGGGCATTGGCCGCGTTGATTAATACGGCCTTGGTGGTCTTGTCGACTTGGATTGGGTTCAATGTGATGCATACCACATTTACGGGTATTCCAGCCGGGGGGGCTTCAGTGGCTTGGTTGTTACAAGTCGTCGTCGGTTTTAATGGTATTTTTGAAATGATTGCGGGCGCCATTTTCGTGCCGGTGATTGGTTCGGTCGTGTTGCTAGTAGCTGATCGCTATAACTTTAATTAG
- the thrS gene encoding threonine--tRNA ligase codes for MADVKITFPDGAVKEFADGVTPMAIAEGISKSLAKKSVTAKLDGAYVGMHDAIHQDGTFELVTKDQPEALDLLRHSTSHLLAQALKRLYPDMHFGVGPFISNGFYYDTDNAEGQVSVEQFPEIEKVMKKIVAENLPIVSREVSRAEALDMFKDDPYKVELINDLPADEKITIAVQGEHVELDRGGLVPSTGWIKFFKLTSVAGAYWRGKSSNPMLQRIYGTAFWSQEDLDAEMVARAEAKERDHRKIGADQDLFFTSQEVGSGLPVWMPNGAAIRRTLERYIIDRELEDGYQHVYTPVLSNLNLYKTSGHWDHYHDDMFPPMDMGDGEFLELRPMNCPSHIMVYKHHPRSYRELPLRIAELGMMHRYEKSGALTGLSRVREMTLNDGHTFVMLDQIEEEFKNILKLMMAVYKDFNITDYRFRLSYRDPENTEKYFDDDEMWERAQKMLKAAMDDLGLEYFEAEGEAAFYGPKLDVQTKTALGGEETLSTIQLDFLLPQRFDLNYVGADGEQHRPVMIHRGIIGTMERFTAYVTEMYKGAFPTWLAPHQVRIIPVNREAHGAYAAALADKLKKQGVRAEYEGRNEKLGYLIRDAQALKIPYTLVIGDEETNNNTVTVRRFGSMDTEVKSYEQFEADLLADIANFSKEA; via the coding sequence ATGGCAGATGTTAAAATCACATTTCCCGATGGTGCAGTGAAGGAATTCGCTGATGGTGTTACGCCAATGGCCATCGCTGAGGGAATCTCAAAGTCATTGGCAAAAAAGTCAGTGACGGCAAAGTTAGATGGTGCCTACGTCGGTATGCATGATGCCATCCATCAAGATGGTACCTTTGAATTGGTCACGAAAGACCAACCAGAGGCTTTGGATTTATTGCGTCATTCAACTTCACACTTGTTGGCGCAAGCTTTGAAGCGTCTATACCCAGACATGCACTTTGGGGTGGGCCCATTTATCAGTAACGGTTTCTACTACGATACGGATAATGCTGAAGGCCAGGTTTCAGTGGAACAATTCCCAGAAATTGAAAAGGTCATGAAAAAGATTGTCGCTGAGAACTTGCCCATTGTTTCTCGTGAAGTTTCACGTGCGGAAGCTTTGGACATGTTTAAGGACGATCCATACAAGGTTGAATTGATCAATGATTTACCAGCCGATGAAAAGATTACCATTGCGGTGCAGGGTGAACACGTCGAATTGGATCGTGGTGGTTTGGTACCATCAACCGGTTGGATTAAGTTCTTTAAGTTAACGTCAGTCGCTGGTGCATACTGGCGTGGTAAGTCATCTAACCCAATGTTGCAACGTATCTATGGTACGGCATTCTGGTCACAAGAAGATTTGGACGCTGAAATGGTCGCCCGGGCTGAGGCTAAAGAACGCGATCACCGTAAGATTGGTGCTGATCAAGACTTGTTCTTTACCTCGCAAGAAGTGGGTTCAGGCTTGCCAGTTTGGATGCCAAACGGTGCTGCCATTCGCCGGACGTTGGAGCGTTACATCATTGATCGTGAATTAGAAGATGGGTACCAACACGTTTACACACCCGTTTTGTCAAACTTGAACTTGTACAAAACCTCTGGTCACTGGGATCACTATCATGATGACATGTTCCCACCAATGGATATGGGTGATGGTGAATTCTTGGAATTACGACCAATGAATTGCCCATCTCACATTATGGTTTATAAGCATCACCCACGCTCATATCGCGAATTGCCATTGCGCATTGCCGAATTGGGAATGATGCACCGTTATGAGAAGTCAGGTGCCTTGACTGGTTTGTCTCGCGTGCGTGAAATGACGTTGAACGACGGGCACACATTTGTCATGTTGGATCAAATTGAAGAAGAATTTAAAAACATTTTGAAGTTGATGATGGCCGTCTATAAGGACTTTAACATCACAGACTACCGTTTCCGTTTGTCATACCGTGACCCTGAGAATACTGAAAAGTATTTCGATGATGATGAGATGTGGGAGCGTGCGCAAAAGATGTTGAAGGCTGCCATGGATGACCTTGGCTTGGAGTACTTCGAAGCTGAAGGAGAAGCTGCCTTCTACGGACCAAAGTTGGATGTTCAGACTAAGACAGCTTTGGGTGGTGAAGAAACTTTGTCAACCATCCAATTGGACTTCTTGTTGCCACAACGCTTTGACTTGAACTATGTTGGTGCGGATGGTGAGCAACATCGTCCAGTCATGATCCACCGTGGTATTATCGGTACGATGGAACGCTTTACGGCCTATGTCACTGAGATGTACAAGGGGGCCTTCCCAACTTGGTTAGCACCACATCAAGTCCGGATTATTCCGGTTAACCGTGAAGCACATGGTGCATATGCGGCGGCCTTAGCGGACAAGTTGAAGAAGCAAGGTGTGCGTGCTGAGTACGAAGGCCGTAACGAAAAATTAGGGTACCTCATCCGTGATGCCCAAGCGTTGAAGATTCCATACACGTTGGTCATTGGTGATGAAGAGACAAACAATAATACAGTCACTGTCCGGCGTTTTGGTTCAATGGATACTGAAGTGAAGAGTTACGAACAATTTGAAGCTGATCTCTTGGCTGATATTGCGAACTTCTCAAAAGAGGCTTAA
- the thiE gene encoding thiamine phosphate synthase: MQTNYLERYFISGSQDLPGHTLTQYIAQVERIMAAGITAYQFREKTGGLTQAASRLALAQTLKEMARHYHIPFFVDDDVALALAVGADGIHVGQTDMPITEVIASVPAEMLIGLSVRTVAEMRAAQQYTRIDYLGVGPVYPTITKKDAAMAQGISGLQAILAVNEQHFPVVAIGGITLAQLATLKATGVQGVAFVSMALQADQPVSLMQEMEQIWHDDNA, encoded by the coding sequence ATGCAAACAAATTACTTAGAACGTTACTTTATCAGCGGTTCACAAGATCTGCCAGGACATACGCTCACACAGTACATCGCCCAGGTTGAACGCATCATGGCTGCTGGCATTACAGCGTATCAGTTTCGTGAAAAAACAGGGGGCTTGACGCAAGCCGCATCCCGCCTAGCCTTAGCACAAACACTAAAAGAGATGGCACGGCACTACCACATTCCGTTTTTTGTCGATGACGATGTCGCCTTGGCTTTGGCAGTTGGAGCAGATGGTATCCATGTCGGTCAGACGGACATGCCAATCACTGAAGTCATCGCCAGTGTACCAGCTGAGATGCTCATTGGGTTGTCAGTCCGAACAGTTGCAGAGATGCGTGCGGCCCAACAATATACGCGGATTGACTATTTGGGCGTCGGCCCAGTCTATCCGACGATAACCAAAAAAGATGCCGCTATGGCCCAAGGTATTAGTGGTCTGCAAGCAATCCTTGCCGTGAACGAACAACACTTCCCAGTGGTCGCGATTGGTGGGATCACACTTGCGCAACTAGCAACATTGAAAGCCACTGGTGTGCAAGGTGTTGCGTTCGTTAGTATGGCGTTACAGGCGGATCAACCCGTTAGTTTAATGCAAGAAATGGAGCAAATTTGGCATGATGACAACGCATGA
- the purB gene encoding adenylosuccinate lyase produces the protein MIERYTRPEMAQIWSMENQYQAWLDVEIAVTEGWVKEGLVPEADLQAIKEKASFSVERIAEIEEVTHHDIVAFTRNVSESLGDERKWIHYGLTSTDVVDTAQALRLRDANNIIKADLVAYRDALKAMALKYKDTVMMGRTHGVHAEPTTFGLVFARYYQAAVRDIERFERVAKAMATGKLSGSVGTFANVPPRVEEAAMASLGLEPQPIGSQVLPRDLHADYLSTIALIGATLEEVAVEIRGLQRSEIHEVEEGFAKGQKGSSSMPHKRNPIGSENVVGLTRVLRGYAVTGLENVPLWHERDISHSSAERMILPDATATLDYILHRLTGIITHLGVFPETMKQNMTRTYGLIYSQRLMYALMDGAGWSREQAYDTVQPLTARSWDEQLQFRDLVDAEAKITDVLTKQQIDDAFDYHWHLRHVDDIYKRIGLA, from the coding sequence ATGATTGAACGTTATACGCGCCCCGAGATGGCACAAATTTGGTCAATGGAAAATCAATACCAGGCTTGGTTAGATGTTGAAATTGCGGTTACCGAAGGTTGGGTTAAAGAGGGGCTGGTTCCCGAAGCTGACCTGCAGGCCATTAAAGAGAAGGCATCATTTTCTGTTGAACGGATTGCCGAAATTGAAGAAGTTACGCACCATGATATCGTGGCATTTACACGTAATGTTTCAGAATCCTTGGGTGACGAGCGTAAGTGGATACACTATGGTCTGACTAGTACCGATGTGGTGGATACTGCACAAGCTTTACGCTTACGAGATGCAAACAATATTATCAAAGCTGATTTAGTCGCTTACCGTGACGCTTTGAAGGCAATGGCTTTGAAGTACAAAGATACAGTGATGATGGGACGGACGCATGGTGTCCACGCTGAACCGACCACGTTTGGCCTGGTCTTTGCACGTTACTACCAAGCAGCGGTCCGTGATATTGAACGCTTTGAACGGGTTGCAAAGGCGATGGCAACGGGTAAGTTATCTGGTTCCGTGGGGACTTTTGCCAATGTCCCACCACGAGTTGAAGAAGCTGCCATGGCTAGTTTGGGGTTAGAACCACAACCCATTGGTTCCCAGGTATTGCCACGTGATTTGCATGCTGATTATCTGTCAACCATCGCATTGATTGGCGCGACTTTAGAAGAAGTGGCCGTCGAAATTCGTGGTTTGCAACGTTCAGAAATTCATGAAGTTGAGGAAGGTTTCGCCAAGGGACAAAAGGGTTCTTCATCGATGCCCCACAAACGTAACCCCATTGGTTCTGAAAACGTTGTGGGCTTGACGCGCGTGTTACGTGGTTATGCAGTGACCGGACTAGAAAATGTGCCACTGTGGCATGAACGGGATATTTCACATTCATCAGCTGAGCGCATGATTTTGCCAGATGCGACTGCGACCCTGGATTATATCTTGCATCGCTTGACGGGAATTATCACTCACTTGGGTGTCTTTCCGGAGACCATGAAACAAAATATGACGCGTACCTATGGCTTGATTTACTCACAACGCTTGATGTATGCGTTGATGGATGGAGCTGGCTGGTCACGTGAACAAGCATATGACACTGTGCAACCTCTGACAGCACGTTCATGGGATGAACAATTACAGTTCCGTGATTTGGTTGATGCGGAAGCAAAAATTACTGATGTCTTAACTAAGCAACAGATTGATGATGCCTTTGATTATCACTGGCATTTACGGCATGTGGATGATATTTACAAGCGGATCGGCTTAGCCTAG
- a CDS encoding flavodoxin domain-containing protein, producing the protein MKARVLFATITGNNEDVADIIVDEFEKAGVDTTKEDIIDVDAMDINPAETDILVVVAYTFDKGTLADEALDFYDDMQDVNWTGLIYGVAGSGDVFYGQDYGVAVDLLEQHFDAFTGATRGAAGVKVNLSPDAEATSALRAFAQQLLVAAQTN; encoded by the coding sequence ATGAAGGCGCGAGTGCTTTTTGCAACGATTACAGGGAATAATGAAGATGTCGCCGACATCATTGTTGATGAATTTGAAAAGGCTGGCGTTGACACCACCAAAGAAGATATTATTGACGTTGATGCCATGGATATCAACCCAGCAGAGACGGATATCTTGGTCGTCGTCGCCTACACCTTTGATAAGGGCACGTTGGCGGATGAGGCCCTCGATTTTTATGACGACATGCAAGACGTGAATTGGACTGGGTTAATCTACGGGGTGGCTGGGTCAGGTGATGTGTTCTACGGTCAGGATTACGGGGTGGCGGTCGATTTGTTGGAGCAGCATTTTGATGCGTTTACCGGGGCTACCCGTGGTGCAGCAGGTGTTAAAGTTAATTTGAGCCCTGATGCCGAAGCCACAAGCGCCTTACGCGCGTTTGCCCAGCAGTTGCTTGTCGCCGCCCAAACCAATTAA